One genomic region from Prunus persica cultivar Lovell chromosome G3, Prunus_persica_NCBIv2, whole genome shotgun sequence encodes:
- the LOC18782268 gene encoding uncharacterized protein LOC18782268, translating into MVESTPSGAAAWEDDEDWELVNEDGFVFKRRKKRRVDPSADSSLRAPPSASAADLQEDAEKLRRERKKKSLLKLKTQYQAEIDQWELLSSTLRAVEERTCHLQEQQQQHRLNEQEREKTASLAGSGPSELQGAESVCGSVVDELLLQAEAQEAIIGDVSNLCDIAEAMCSEQEEQITQSLLDLPIWGSPQELMNSLCDP; encoded by the exons ATGGTGGAGTCAACACCTTCAGGAGCAGCAGCTTGGGAAGACGACGAAGACTGGGAGCTCGTGAATGAAGACGGCTTCGTTTTCAAGCGCAGGAAGAAGCGCCGGGTCGACCCATCTGCTGACTCGTCGCTCCGGGCTCCACCGTCTGCGTCTGCCGCGGATCTACAGGAGGATGCCGAGAAACTCCGGAGAGAGCGGAAGAAGAAGTCGCTTTTAAAGCTCAAAACTCAGTACCAGGCGGAGATCGACCAGTGGGAACTTTTGTCGAGCACATTGCGCGCAGTGGAAGAGAGGACGTGCCATCTTCAAgaacaacaacagcaacatCGATTGAACGAGCAAGAACGAGAGAAAACGGCGTCGTTGGCTGGTTCTGGTCCTTCTGAGCTTCAAGGGGCGGAGTCCGTTTGTGGGTCAGTGGTGGATGAGCTTCTCTTGCAG GCAGAAGCCCAGGAAGCTATCATTGGTGATGTTTCGAATCTGTGTGACATAGCGGAAGCAATGTGTAGTGAACAAGAGGAACAGATAACCCAATCTCTACTCGATCTTCCAATCTGGGGCTCACCGCAGGAGCTCATGAATTCACTATGTGACCCGTGA
- the LOC18782467 gene encoding elongation factor Tu, chloroplastic encodes MASAIGAPLSSKLLFTPSAPTSSSLSLSTHLSVSNQKPTIPKTLACSKPNYQPFLSSTFLTTTNVSTVLRSPPSLRRRRSFTVRMARGKFERKKPHVNIGTIGHVDHGKTTLTAALTMALASMGNSAPKKYDEIDAAPEERARGITINTATVEYETETRHYAHVDCPGHADYVKNMITGAAQMDGAILVCSGADGPMPQTKEHVLLAKQVGVPNVVVFLNKQDQVDDDELLELVELEVRELLSSYEFPGDDVPVVSGSALLALEALMANPEIKRGENEWVDKIYELMDAVDNYIPIPQRQTDLPFLLAIEDVFSITGRGTVATGRVERGRVKVGDHVDIVGLRETRNTTVTGVEMFQKTLDEAMAGDNVGLLLRGIQKIDIQRGMVVAKPKSITPHTKFEAIVYVLKKEEGGRHSPFFPGYRPQFYMRTTDVTGKVTGIMNDKDEESKMVMPGDRVKMVVELIMPVACEQGMRFAIREGGKTVGAGVIQSIIE; translated from the coding sequence ATGGCTTCCGCAATCGGAGCCCCATTGTCATCCAAACTCCTTTTCACGCCCTCAGCACCAACTTCATCCTCACTGTCTCTCTCTACCCACCTTTCTGTCTCTAACCAAAAACCCACCAtccccaaaaccctagcttgCTCCAAGCCAAACTATCAACCCTTCCTCTCCTCCACCTTCCTCACCACCACAAATGTCTCCACAGTCTTGCGATCCCCACCATCGCTCCGCCGGCGCCGATCCTTCACCGTCCGGATGGCACGTGGCAAATTCGAGCGCAAGAAGCCGCACGTGAACATAGGCACAATCGGCCACGTTGACCACGGCAAGACGACCCTGACAGCTGCCCTGACCATGGCCCTAGCCTCCATGGGCAACAGCGCCCCGAAGAAGTACGACGAGATCGACGCCGCCCCCGAAGAACGCGCGCGCGGGATCACCATCAACACCGCCACCGTCGAGTACGAGACCGAAACCCGCCACTACGCCCACGTGGACTGCCCAGGCCACGCCGACTACGTCAAGAACATGATCACCGGCGCCGCCCAGATGGACGGCGCCATCCTAGTCTGCTCCGGGGCCGACGGCCCCATGCCCCAGACTAAAGAGCACGTATTGTTGGCCAAACAAGTCGGCGTGCCCAATGTAGTTGTGTTCTTGAACAAGCAGGATCAGGTCGACGACGATGAGCTGCTTGAGCTGGTGGAGTTGGAGGTCCGAGAGCTTCTGTCGTCGTACGAGTTTCCGGGAGACGATGTGCCGGTGGTTTCTGGGTCGGCATTGTTGGCTTTGGAGGCTTTGATGGCGAACCCTGAGATCAAGAGAGGGGAGAATGAGTGGGTGGACAAGATATATGAGCTGATGGATGCTGTGGATAATTACATTCCGATTCCGCAACGGCAGACAGACCTTCCTTTTTTGCTGGCGATCGAGGACGTGTTTTCGATAACAGGGCGAGGCACGGTGGCCACGGGGAGGGTGGAGAGGGGTAGAGTGAAAGTTGGGGACCATGTGGACATTGTGGGATTGAGAGAGACTAGGAATACAACAGTGACTGGGGTTGAGATGTTTCAGAAAACGCTTGATGAGGCTATGGCCGGTGACAATGTGGGGCTTCTGCTGAGGGGTATTCAGAAGATTGATATCCAAAGGGGAATGGTGGTGGCCAAGCCGAAAAGCATCACGCCACATACCAAGTTTGAGGCCATTGTGTACGTGTTGAAGAaggaggagggagggaggCATTCCCCGTTTTTCCCAGGGTATAGGCCGCAGTTTTACATGAGGACGACCGATGTTACCGGGAAGGTGACAGGGATAATGAATGACAAGGATGAGGAGTCAAAAATGGTGATGCCGGGAGATCGGGtgaagatggtggtggagctTATAATGCCGGTGGCTTGCGAGCAGGGAATGAGATTTGCTATTAGGGAAGGTGGCAAGACTGTCGGGGCTGGTGTCATCCAGTCCATTATTGAGTGA
- the LOC18782218 gene encoding GDSL esterase/lipase At5g14450, which translates to MSCMFGVVKMERVRLFVVVASILVMCVVRSVGGEEVADTLSACDFPAIYNFGDSNSDTGGISAAFYPMASPCGETFFHRPAGRGCDGRLMIDFIAKHLGLPYLSPYLDSLESNFRHGANFATGGATIIRYNESWFQNGVSPFSLDIQIAQYQQLKSRTTSLYNRAKKQPHRFPRVDDFSKALYIFDIGQNDVAAGIRKMSDEQFQAQIPDIINQLATAIRNLYDQGARTFWIHNTGPIGCLAVTLHYLHNPSPDYVDRRGCVKFQNDMARQFNRALKQKVFQLRKELLLAAITHVNVFAAKYKLLSNAKKHGFLDKTRICCGYHEDSNHVYCGNKGIINGTQVYAGSCEDPSLYISWDGVHYTEAANHWIANQLISGSFSDPPLPITNSCHRLQPL; encoded by the exons ATGAGTTGCATGTTTGGTGTGGTGAAAATGGAGAGGGTAAGattatttgttgttgttgccaGTATTTTGGTTATGTGTGTAGTGAGGAGCGTGGGAGGTGAAGAGGTGGCAGACACATTATCAGCCTGTGATTTTCCAGCAATTTACAACTTTGGAGACTCAAATTCAGACACTGGTGGTATATCTGCTGCATTCTACCCAATGGCATCACCCTGTGGTGAAACTTTCTTCCACAGACCAGCTGGCAGGGGTTGTGATGGCCGTCTgatgattgattttattg CAAAGCACTTGGGATTGCCATACTTGAGCCCATATTTGGACTCACTTGAGAGCAATTTCAGACATGGTGCCAATTTTGCTACCGGAGGGGCAACCATCATCCGGTATAATGAATCCTGGTTTCAGAATGGTGTGAGCCCCTTTTCTCTTGACATCCAGATTGCTCAGTATCAACAGCTCAAGTCACGTACCACCAGTCTTTACAACCGAG CCAAGAAACAACCCCACAGATTCCCAAGAGTTGATGACTTCTCAAAGGCTCTTTACATTTTTGATATAGGACAAAATGATGTAGCCGCTGGTATTCGGAAAATGAGTGATGAACAATTTCAAGCACAAATCCCAGACATCATTAACCAGTTGGCTACAGCCATCCGA AATTTGTATGATCAAGGCGCAAGAACATTCTGGATACACAACACTGGTCCCATTGGGTGCTTGGCAGTGACCTTACACTACCTCCATAATCCGAGCCCTGACTATGTTGACCGCCGTGGCTGCGTCAAGTTTCAAAACGACATGGCTAGACAGTTCAATAGGGCGCTCAAGCAGAAAGTGTTTCAACTAAGGAAGGAGCTCCTCCTTGCTGCAATAACACATGTCAATGTCTTTGCTGCAAAGTATAAACTTCTCAGCAATGCAAAGAAGCATG GATTTCTGGACAAGACAAGGATCTGCTGTGGATATCATGAAGATAGCAACCATGTGTATTGTGGGAATAAGGGAATCATAAATGGCACTCAAGTATATGCTGGTTCATGTGAAGATCCTTCCTTGTATATTAGCTGGGATGGTGTACACTACACTGAAGCTGCAAATCATTGGATTGCTAATCAATTAATCAGTGGTTCATTCTCAGACCCACCACTTCCAATCACAAATTCATGCCATAGGCTTCAACCTCTGTAG
- the LOC18783888 gene encoding uncharacterized protein LOC18783888, whose protein sequence is MVSPIRIGNIRNPNEKMRLVVTVFVGIVLGFFLGVSFPTLYLTKMNLPSSLFPSIDLSYIEDKYSGFSTQALLNAWSSLKGNTDNSARYVSNEEAKIWVPTNPRGAESLPPGIIASESDFYLRRLWGLPSEDLIIKPKYLVTFTVGYAQKNNVDAAVKKFSKNFTILLFHYDGRTSEWDEFEWSKRAIHVSIQKQTKWWYAKRFLHPDIVAPYDYIFVWDEDLGVEHFNAEEYIKLVRKYGLEISQPGLEPNNGLTWQMTKRRGDSEVHMLTEEKPGWCNDPHLPPCAAFVEIMAPVFSRDAWRCVWHMIQNDLVHGWGLDFALRQCVEPAHKKIGVVDAQWIVHQGVPSLGNQGQAERGRAPWEGVRERCRREWTMFQARMTRAEKSYFEAMGVDPPNSTAH, encoded by the exons ATGGTGTCTCCGATACGCAT TGGAAATATTAGGAACCCCAATGAGAAAATGCGGCTTGTTGTCACAGTCTTCGTTGGAATTGTACTAGGCTTCTTTTTAGGAGTTTCATTTCCAACACTCTATTTGACTAAG ATGAATCTTCCATCCAGCCTTTTTCCTTCCATTGATCTTTCGTACATAGAGGACAAGTACTCCGGGTTTTCAACCCAAGCACTATTGAATGCCTGGTCTTCTTTGAAGGGCAACACAGACAACTCCGCAAGATATGTATCTAATGAGGAGGCGAAG ATTTGGGTTCCAACAAATCCTCGAGGTGCTGAAAGCCTACCCCCAGGCATCATTGCATCTGAGTCAGATTTCTATCTTCGCCGACTATGGGGTCTGCCCAGTGAG GACTTAATCATCAAGCCGAAGTATCTTGTAACCTTTACCGTAGGCTATGCTCAGAAAAATAATGTCGATGCAGCAGTGAAAAAG TTCTCAAAGAATTTCACCATTCTGTTGTTTCACTACGATGGGCGGACAAGTGAATGGGATGAATTTGAGTGGTCAAAGCGGGCTATCCATGTGAGCATTCAGAAGCAAACTAAATG GTGGTATGCCAAGCGGTTTTTGCATCCTGATATTGTGGCACCCTACGACTACATATTTGTTTGGGATGAGGATCTTGGTGTGGAGCACTTCAATGCGGAGGA ATACATAAAATTGGTAAGGAAATATGGTTTGGAAATATCTCAGCCTGGTTTAGAACCAAATAATGGGCTCACATGGCAAATGACGAAGCGGAGAGGTGATAGTGAAGTTCACAT GCTGACAGAGGAGAAACCTGGTTGGTGTAATGATCCGCATTTGCCACCATGTGCAGC GTTTGTTGAAATTATGGCACCTGTGTTTTCTCGGGATGCATGGCGTTGTGTTTGGCACATGATTCAG AATGACCTGGTCCATGGCTGGGGTCTGGATTTTGCTCTTAGACAATGCGTAGAG CCTGCACATAAGAAAATAGGAGTCGTGGATGCACAGTGGATTGTCCATCAAGGTGTTCCATCACTCGGGAACCAA GGGCAAGCAGAGCGTGGAAGAGCACCATGGGAAGGG GTGAGGGAGAGGTGCAGGAGAGAATGGACAATGTTTCAAGCACGAATGACCAGAGCAGAGAAATCATATTTTGAGGCAATGGGAGTTGATCCTCCAAATTCAACAGCTCATTAG
- the LOC18782199 gene encoding uncharacterized protein LOC18782199 isoform X2 → MSSPDIAGILDKSKELDQLRKEQEEVLTEINKMHKKLQATPEVVEKPGDNALAKLKALYVHAKELSEKEMNVSNLLLSQLDALLPSGPPGQPRRRMEGNEQKRKRMKNDSDISRMSPSVRSQLELFASLKGEQVAARVMVTQEDAEKEEWLVVKVLHFDKETRELEVLDEEPGDDEEGGGQRKYKLPMTAIIPFPKRTDPSSAQDFPTGRHVLAVYPGTTALYKATVVNGHRKRKTDEYLLEFDDDEEDGALPQRVVPFHKVVALPDGHRQ, encoded by the exons ATGTCATCGCCAGACATTGCAGGAATACTGGACAAGTCAAAAGAGCTCGATCAATTAAGGAAAGAGCAAGAAGAGGTGCTCACCGAGATAAACAAGATGCATAAGAAGCTCCAAGCCA CTCCTGAAGTGGTTGAGAAGCCTGGGGATAATGCGTTGGCGAAGCTGAAGGCTTTATATGTTCATGCCAAAGAGCTCTCTGAAAAGGAAATGAA TGTTTCAAATTTGTTGTTGAGTCAACTTGATGCTCTGTTGCCTTCTGGACCTCCAGGGCAGCCACGGAGAAGGATGG AAGGTAATGAGCAGAAAAGGAAGAGAATGAAGAATGATTCAGATATTTCGAGGATGTCCCCCTCCGTGCGAAGTCAACTCGAGCTTTTTGCTAGTCTAAAAGGTGAACAG GTGGCGGCTAGGGTCATGGTCACTCAAGAAGATGCTGAAAAGGAAGAGTGGCTTGTTGTAAAAGTTTTGCATTTCGACAAGGAAACAAGAGA ACTTGAAGTACTAGATGAGGAGCCaggtgatgatgaagaaggtgGTGGCCAAAG AAAGTACAAGTTGCCTATGACAGCTATTATCCCTTTCCCCAAGAGAACTGATCCTTCCAGTGCCCAAGATTTCCCTACTGGAAGACACGTTTTGGCAGTATATCCAGGAACAACTGCACTATATAAGGCAACTGTGGTGAACGGTCATCGCAAG AGGAAGACAGATGA GTATTTGCTGGAATTTGATGACGACGAGGAAGATGGAGCCTTGCCTCAGAGGGTAGTGCCCTTCCATAAGGTGGTTGCCCTGCCAGATGGACATCGCCAGTGA
- the LOC18783992 gene encoding GDSL esterase/lipase At5g14450 isoform X1 — MELWKLLVASGFFLASWVLGAGGENLPACSFPAIYNFGDSNSDTGGISAAFEPIRAPYGEAFFHKPAGRDSDGRLIIDFIAERLRLPYLSAYLNSLGTNYRHGANFATGGSTIRRPNETIYEYGISPFSLDMQTTQFLQFKARSAELYRQAKDPSDRSTLPNPQDFAKALYTFDIGQNDLSVGFRKLSFDQIRAALPDILSQLATAVRRIYEQGGRSFWIHNTGPIGCLPVNLFYNLNPPPGYLDDHGCVKGQNDMAIEFNRQLKDRVIKLRAELPQAAITYVDVYAAKYGLISNAKTEGFADPMKVCCGYHVKYDHVWCGNKGMVNGSEVYGPSCQTPSSYISWDGVHYTQGANQWVANHILDGSLSSTPPTPITQACQRS; from the exons ATGGAGCTCTGGAAACTACTGGTGGCATCTGGGTTCTTCTTGGCTTCATGGGTTTTGGGTGCGGGAGGTGAGAATCTACCAGCTTGTTCTTTTCCTGCAATTTACAACTTTGGAGACTCAAATTCAGACACAGGTGGCATATCAGCTGCATTTGAACCAATCCGAGCTCCTTACGGCGAAGCATTCTTTCACAAGCCAGCTGGGAGAGACTCTGATGGCCGTCTCATCATAGACTTCATAG CTGAGCGCCTAAGATTGCCATACTTGAGTGCATACTTGAACTCACTTGGAACTAATTACCGGCATGGTGCAAATTTTGCCACTGGAGGATCAACCATTAGGAGGCCAAATGAAACCATTTACGAGTACGGCATTAGCCCTTTCTCGCTTGATATGCAGACAACCCAATTCCTTCAGTTCAAAGCACGCAGCGCCGAACTTTATCGCCAAG CCAAGGATCCCTCTGATAGAAGCACACTGCCCAATCCTCAGGACTTCGCAAAGGCTTTGTACACTTTTGATATTGGGCAAAATGATCTGTCTGTCGGTTTTCGGAAGCTGAGTTTTGATCAAATTCGTGCGGCATTGCCAGACATCCTCAGCCAGTTAGCCACAGCTGTTCGA CGTATATATGAACAAGGGGGCAGGTCATTTTGGATACACAACACAGGTCCCATCGGTTGCTTGCCAGTAAATCTATTCTACAATCTGAATCCGCCACCAGGCTATCTTGACGACCATGGCTGTGTCAAGGGCCAGAATGACATGGCCATAGAGTTCAACAGGCAACTCAAGGACAGAGTGATCAAACTAAGAGCTGAGCTCCCACAAGCTGCAATCACATATGTGGATGTCTATGCTGCCAAGTATGGACTGATTAGCAATGCAAAAACTGAAG GATTTGCTGATCCAATGAAGGTTTGTTGTGGGTACCATGTGAAGTACGACCATGTCTGGTGTGGGAACAAAGGAATGGTTAATGGAAGTGAAGTATACGGTCCTTCTTGTCAAACTCCTTCGTCTTACATCAGCTGGGATGGAGTTCACTATACTCAGGGTGCCAACCAGTGGGTTGCTAATCATATACTTGACGGCTCGTTGTCATCGACCCCGCCAACTCCAATCACTCAAGCTTGTCAACGGAGTTAA
- the LOC18783992 gene encoding GDSL esterase/lipase At5g14450 isoform X2 produces the protein MELWKLLVASGFFLASWVLGAGGGISAAFEPIRAPYGEAFFHKPAGRDSDGRLIIDFIAERLRLPYLSAYLNSLGTNYRHGANFATGGSTIRRPNETIYEYGISPFSLDMQTTQFLQFKARSAELYRQAKDPSDRSTLPNPQDFAKALYTFDIGQNDLSVGFRKLSFDQIRAALPDILSQLATAVRRIYEQGGRSFWIHNTGPIGCLPVNLFYNLNPPPGYLDDHGCVKGQNDMAIEFNRQLKDRVIKLRAELPQAAITYVDVYAAKYGLISNAKTEGFADPMKVCCGYHVKYDHVWCGNKGMVNGSEVYGPSCQTPSSYISWDGVHYTQGANQWVANHILDGSLSSTPPTPITQACQRS, from the exons ATGGAGCTCTGGAAACTACTGGTGGCATCTGGGTTCTTCTTGGCTTCATGGGTTTTGGGTGCGGGAG GTGGCATATCAGCTGCATTTGAACCAATCCGAGCTCCTTACGGCGAAGCATTCTTTCACAAGCCAGCTGGGAGAGACTCTGATGGCCGTCTCATCATAGACTTCATAG CTGAGCGCCTAAGATTGCCATACTTGAGTGCATACTTGAACTCACTTGGAACTAATTACCGGCATGGTGCAAATTTTGCCACTGGAGGATCAACCATTAGGAGGCCAAATGAAACCATTTACGAGTACGGCATTAGCCCTTTCTCGCTTGATATGCAGACAACCCAATTCCTTCAGTTCAAAGCACGCAGCGCCGAACTTTATCGCCAAG CCAAGGATCCCTCTGATAGAAGCACACTGCCCAATCCTCAGGACTTCGCAAAGGCTTTGTACACTTTTGATATTGGGCAAAATGATCTGTCTGTCGGTTTTCGGAAGCTGAGTTTTGATCAAATTCGTGCGGCATTGCCAGACATCCTCAGCCAGTTAGCCACAGCTGTTCGA CGTATATATGAACAAGGGGGCAGGTCATTTTGGATACACAACACAGGTCCCATCGGTTGCTTGCCAGTAAATCTATTCTACAATCTGAATCCGCCACCAGGCTATCTTGACGACCATGGCTGTGTCAAGGGCCAGAATGACATGGCCATAGAGTTCAACAGGCAACTCAAGGACAGAGTGATCAAACTAAGAGCTGAGCTCCCACAAGCTGCAATCACATATGTGGATGTCTATGCTGCCAAGTATGGACTGATTAGCAATGCAAAAACTGAAG GATTTGCTGATCCAATGAAGGTTTGTTGTGGGTACCATGTGAAGTACGACCATGTCTGGTGTGGGAACAAAGGAATGGTTAATGGAAGTGAAGTATACGGTCCTTCTTGTCAAACTCCTTCGTCTTACATCAGCTGGGATGGAGTTCACTATACTCAGGGTGCCAACCAGTGGGTTGCTAATCATATACTTGACGGCTCGTTGTCATCGACCCCGCCAACTCCAATCACTCAAGCTTGTCAACGGAGTTAA
- the LOC18784054 gene encoding uncharacterized protein LOC18784054 has protein sequence MAKPVSLSLLFLRPTLTLSRLLQPHPILRAVLSRPWPSSTMSFSTTSTPYPLQYDLIVNRPTQSSLDHTRRRPARLSKPDSDNSPDSESDLPEKPASVSELGFENWLDEKLASAEMDKSKRKYYNKRRKRMYGTDSEEDERRREDEESLVELKPEVVEFNTLHKREEELYFYDTFTYPWEKDKHYKMVYQLEKKYFPDQCLDKAFLEPGQSSPNAKGDSNNVKGKVKRKKKKDGDGGEVESNNSKGLVFFEEDEERKEKGERDLVSNGSKDVTEKKVEDFFKCLKKVPNKDAEVGNGEPYLLTRTTELPPKWDGPYGTVVLVNKPKGWTSFTVCGKLRRLVKVKKVGHAGTLDPMATGLLIVCVGKATKVVDGYQGMIKGYSGVFRLGEATSTWDADSPVIQREPWEHIKDEDIKKVAASFSGEIWQVPPMFSAIKVGGEKMYEKARRGESIELSPRRISIFQFDIERSLDDRQNLIFRVTCSKGTYIRSLCADLGKALGSCAHLTALRRDSIGEFSADNAWDFKELEEAITKTYF, from the exons ATGGCTAAACCAGTCTCTCTGTCCCTTCTCTTCCTTCGTCCAACACTCACACTCTCTCGCTTACTGCAACCACACCCAATCCTCAGAGCCGTACTCTCTCGACCATGGCCGTCCTCAACGATGTCGTTTTCAACCACCTCCACTCCATACCCACTTCAGTACGACCTGATCGTCAACCGCCCAACTCAGTCCTCGCTCGACCACACTCGCCGCAGACCCGCCCGACTCAGCAAACCCGACTCAGATAACTCCCCGGATTCCGAATCAGACTTACCGGAAAAACCCGCCTCCGTCTCAGAGTTGGGTTTCGAGAACTGGCTTGATGAGAAGCTGGCTTCGGCGGAGATGGACAAGTCGAAGAGGAAGTACTACaacaagaggaggaagaggatgtACGGAACCGATTCGGAAGAAGACGAAAGGCGGAGGGAGGACGAGGAGAGTTTGGTGGAGTTGAAGCCGGAGGTGGTTGAGTTCAACACGTTGCACAAGAGAGAGGAGGAGCTCTACTTTTACGACACGTTTACGTATCCATGGGAGAAGGACAAGCATTACAAGATGGTGTACCAGCTGGAGAAGAAGTACTTTCCTGATCAGTGTCTCGACAAGGCGTTTCTTGAACCAGGTCAATCCAGTCCCAATGCCAAAGGTGATAGTAATAATGTGAAGGGGAAGGTGAAgcgaaagaaaaagaaggatggGGATGGTGGGGAAGTGGAGAGTAATAATAGTAAGGGGTTGGTGTTCTttgaggaagatgaagagagaaaagaaaagggcgAGAGAGATTTGGTGAGCAATGGGAGTAAAGATGTTACAGAGAAGAAGGTGGAAGACTTCTTTAAGTGTTTGAAGAAAGTCCCCAATAAAGATGCTGAGGTTGGTAATGGGGAGCCATATCTTTTGACAAGGACTACTGAGCTTCCTCCCAAATGGGATGGTCCCTATGGGACTGTGGTTTTGGTGAACAAACCCAAAG GATGGACTTCTTTTACAGTTTGTGGAAAGCTACGTCGCCTAGTCAAAGTGAAAAAG GTAGGGCATGCTGGAACTCTTGATCCTATGGCAACTGGTTTATTAATTGTATGTGTTGGAAAAGCCACTAAGGTGGTAGACGG ATACCAAGGTATGATCAAGGGTTACAGTGGTGTTTTCCGATTGGGGGAGGCTACTTCAACTTGGGATGCTGATTCACCG GTCATTCAACGTGAGCCCTGGGAGCATATCAAAGATGAAGACATAAAGAAAGTTGCTGCATCCTTTTCTGGGGAGATCTGGCAAGTACCTCCAATGTTTTCTGCCATCAAA GTTGGAGGTGAAAAGATGTATGAGAAAGCaagaagaggagaaagcaTTGAGCTCTCACCTAGACGTATATCAATTTTCCAGTTTGACATTGAGCGCAGCTTAGATGACAG acaaaatttgattttccGGGTTACTTGCTCCAAAGGGACATACATTCGGTCGCTATGTGCAGATTTGGGGAAGGCTCTCGGAAG CTGTGCCCATTTAACTGCTCTTCGAAGAGATTCAATTG GGGAATTTTCCGCAGACAATGCATGGGACTTCAAAGAGCTGGAAGAGGCAATTACCAAAACTTATTTCTAA
- the LOC18782199 gene encoding uncharacterized protein LOC18782199 isoform X1, translating to MSSPDIAGILDKSKELDQLRKEQEEVLTEINKMHKKLQASESFSPEVVEKPGDNALAKLKALYVHAKELSEKEMNVSNLLLSQLDALLPSGPPGQPRRRMEGNEQKRKRMKNDSDISRMSPSVRSQLELFASLKGEQVAARVMVTQEDAEKEEWLVVKVLHFDKETRELEVLDEEPGDDEEGGGQRKYKLPMTAIIPFPKRTDPSSAQDFPTGRHVLAVYPGTTALYKATVVNGHRKRKTDEYLLEFDDDEEDGALPQRVVPFHKVVALPDGHRQ from the exons ATGTCATCGCCAGACATTGCAGGAATACTGGACAAGTCAAAAGAGCTCGATCAATTAAGGAAAGAGCAAGAAGAGGTGCTCACCGAGATAAACAAGATGCATAAGAAGCTCCAAGCCAGTGAGTCATTCT CTCCTGAAGTGGTTGAGAAGCCTGGGGATAATGCGTTGGCGAAGCTGAAGGCTTTATATGTTCATGCCAAAGAGCTCTCTGAAAAGGAAATGAA TGTTTCAAATTTGTTGTTGAGTCAACTTGATGCTCTGTTGCCTTCTGGACCTCCAGGGCAGCCACGGAGAAGGATGG AAGGTAATGAGCAGAAAAGGAAGAGAATGAAGAATGATTCAGATATTTCGAGGATGTCCCCCTCCGTGCGAAGTCAACTCGAGCTTTTTGCTAGTCTAAAAGGTGAACAG GTGGCGGCTAGGGTCATGGTCACTCAAGAAGATGCTGAAAAGGAAGAGTGGCTTGTTGTAAAAGTTTTGCATTTCGACAAGGAAACAAGAGA ACTTGAAGTACTAGATGAGGAGCCaggtgatgatgaagaaggtgGTGGCCAAAG AAAGTACAAGTTGCCTATGACAGCTATTATCCCTTTCCCCAAGAGAACTGATCCTTCCAGTGCCCAAGATTTCCCTACTGGAAGACACGTTTTGGCAGTATATCCAGGAACAACTGCACTATATAAGGCAACTGTGGTGAACGGTCATCGCAAG AGGAAGACAGATGA GTATTTGCTGGAATTTGATGACGACGAGGAAGATGGAGCCTTGCCTCAGAGGGTAGTGCCCTTCCATAAGGTGGTTGCCCTGCCAGATGGACATCGCCAGTGA